The following proteins are co-located in the Candidatus Zymogenus saltonus genome:
- a CDS encoding DUF1926 domain-containing protein — MGVNLIIGIHNHQPVGNFPWVIEGAYERSYNKFLDLLIKHPEIRLTIHNTGPLLDWIEANRPEYIEKLKTLAARGQVEIMGGAYYEPVIPIIPEIDAVRQIDKMSSYIKKNFGRHPNGMWLAERVWEPTVPRITGPAGIKYTLLDDTHFRYSGLSGEELFGYYITENSGHTLAVFPIDRGLRYAIPFEDVEETITRLKEVAESKPGAGIVYGDDGEKFGVWPGTYEWVFDGEWLEKFFAALKENSNWINLMTFSEYMEKYPPAGRVYLPTASYQEMTEWALPPRAILSYKGVMKRVEDSGFREEARPFIRGGFFNNFLAKYPESNNMHKRMHHVSKKLQSLIADAADGKKAVPKKELTKAYDYLMASQCNCAYWHGLFGGLYLNYLRHAVFENLIRAERLIDSKDLPTLEVTDINADGMDEILIGTELFTAYISPAEGGTLYHLDLRDFNFCLTNTLSRRFEAYHEEAKQSIKDEGSEGDAPASIHDRIVVKEEGIFDLLTYDRNRRYSFIDRVFSAPPTVEQLVKESYVETGDFSGGLYKVEKCGAGKESVKVSLKKRGEIKISQEPFPIEIKKVYNVDVGGPSFNVKYRLTSLGGGELKLFFAPELNFTLLGGEDPMRYLTHPGGEKILLRERGEIKGVDRFSLVNEYDGFEVSIQTAEPVDLLYFGVETASQSEGGLEKTYQGSALMPIFPVTLRPGREYNLGVTISVSRLSGMRKGETKN, encoded by the coding sequence ATGGGAGTAAATCTGATAATCGGGATTCACAACCACCAGCCGGTGGGGAATTTCCCCTGGGTCATCGAGGGCGCCTACGAGCGCTCCTACAACAAGTTCCTTGATCTTTTGATCAAGCACCCGGAGATAAGGCTCACAATCCACAACACCGGGCCGCTTCTGGACTGGATCGAGGCCAACAGGCCGGAGTATATCGAGAAGCTTAAAACCCTCGCAGCGAGAGGGCAAGTGGAGATAATGGGGGGTGCCTATTACGAGCCGGTAATCCCGATCATCCCGGAGATCGACGCCGTAAGGCAGATCGATAAGATGTCGAGTTATATAAAGAAAAACTTCGGCAGACACCCGAACGGGATGTGGCTGGCGGAGAGGGTCTGGGAGCCGACGGTGCCCCGCATAACCGGCCCGGCGGGGATAAAATATACCCTTCTCGACGACACCCATTTCCGCTATTCGGGCTTGTCTGGCGAAGAGCTCTTCGGCTACTACATAACGGAAAACTCTGGACATACGCTGGCGGTCTTTCCCATCGACAGGGGCCTGAGATACGCCATCCCCTTCGAGGATGTGGAGGAGACGATCACGAGGCTCAAGGAGGTCGCCGAGTCGAAGCCGGGGGCCGGCATTGTATACGGCGACGACGGGGAGAAGTTCGGGGTCTGGCCCGGGACATACGAGTGGGTCTTCGACGGGGAGTGGCTCGAAAAATTTTTTGCGGCCCTGAAAGAAAACTCCAACTGGATAAACCTGATGACCTTCTCCGAGTATATGGAGAAATACCCGCCTGCGGGGAGGGTCTACCTCCCCACGGCCAGCTATCAGGAGATGACCGAGTGGGCGCTTCCCCCAAGGGCGATCCTGAGCTACAAGGGAGTGATGAAAAGGGTGGAGGATTCGGGATTTAGGGAAGAAGCCCGGCCGTTCATCAGAGGGGGATTTTTCAACAATTTTTTGGCCAAGTACCCGGAGTCGAACAACATGCACAAGAGGATGCACCACGTAAGCAAAAAGCTACAGTCTCTGATTGCCGACGCCGCCGATGGAAAGAAGGCCGTCCCTAAAAAGGAGCTTACAAAAGCCTACGATTACCTGATGGCCTCCCAGTGCAACTGCGCCTACTGGCACGGCCTCTTCGGGGGGCTTTATCTTAACTACCTCCGCCACGCCGTCTTCGAGAACCTCATAAGGGCGGAGAGGCTCATCGACTCAAAAGACCTCCCTACGCTGGAGGTCACCGACATAAACGCCGACGGCATGGACGAAATCCTTATCGGGACCGAGTTGTTCACCGCCTACATCTCCCCGGCGGAGGGGGGAACCCTCTACCACCTCGACCTCAGGGACTTCAACTTCTGCCTCACTAACACCCTCTCCCGCAGGTTCGAGGCCTACCACGAAGAGGCGAAACAATCGATAAAAGACGAGGGGTCGGAGGGGGACGCCCCGGCCTCCATCCACGACAGGATCGTCGTCAAGGAGGAGGGGATATTCGACCTCCTCACCTACGACAGAAACAGGAGATACTCCTTCATCGACCGGGTCTTCTCCGCACCCCCCACGGTCGAGCAGCTTGTCAAAGAATCGTACGTGGAAACGGGCGACTTCTCCGGCGGCCTCTACAAAGTCGAGAAGTGCGGCGCCGGGAAGGAGTCGGTCAAGGTCTCCCTAAAAAAGAGGGGAGAGATTAAAATATCTCAGGAACCGTTTCCTATCGAGATAAAAAAGGTGTATAATGTGGATGTCGGGGGGCCGTCGTTTAATGTAAAATACAGGCTGACAAGCTTAGGCGGCGGGGAGTTAAAGCTCTTCTTCGCCCCGGAGCTGAACTTCACACTGCTGGGGGGCGAAGACCCGATGCGGTATCTTACGCATCCTGGCGGCGAAAAGATTCTCTTAAGGGAGCGGGGCGAGATAAAAGGCGTAGACCGGTTCTCCCTCGTAAACGAGTACGACGGTTTTGAGGTCTCGATACAAACGGCAGAGCCCGTGGACCTCCTCTACTTCGGCGTGGAGACGGCGTCCCAGTCGGAGGGGGGGCTCGAGAAAACCTATCAGGGGAGCGCGCTGATGCCGATCTTTCCGGTCACCCTTCGGCCGGGGAGGGAGTATAATCTGGGCGTTACCATTTCCGTTTCAAGGCTGTCTGGAATGAGAAAGGGGGAAACAAAAAATTGA
- a CDS encoding WG repeat-containing protein codes for MKRTLFFTAVVLLTALAVTPLFSEAETVKCVIAPQFDKAGGFCEGLAFVKIGGKLIKWGYIDKSGEVVIKPQFEWVCDFKDGMARIKAGKKYGYIDKKGKEVIEPIFDKTGDFKEGLAWVKIEGKWGYIDKKGNYVIEPKFKGASDFCEGLARVMTGFRWEFIDRTGGFVIRNEYDWAGDFSEGMAVVELAGKFGYIDKTGSCVINPQFDQAESFSEGLAKVEVKGRAGYIDKTGKYVIAPKYEYNARSFKEGMAVVVIGDRVGFIDKNGIQAVKPQFDAVRDFSGGLAAVKIDGKWGYIDKTGKYVIEPQFEEDAGSFSEGLAPVLVGGKWGYIKHPLK; via the coding sequence ATGAAAAGAACACTGTTTTTTACTGCAGTTGTTTTGTTGACCGCCCTTGCGGTTACACCCCTGTTCTCCGAAGCCGAGACCGTGAAGTGTGTGATAGCCCCGCAATTCGACAAGGCCGGAGGCTTCTGCGAAGGGCTGGCCTTTGTGAAGATAGGCGGCAAATTGATTAAATGGGGCTACATCGACAAGAGCGGAGAGGTCGTCATAAAGCCGCAGTTTGAATGGGTCTGTGATTTCAAGGACGGCATGGCGAGGATAAAGGCGGGCAAGAAGTACGGATACATCGACAAAAAGGGGAAGGAGGTAATCGAGCCGATCTTCGACAAGACCGGGGATTTCAAGGAGGGGCTGGCGTGGGTGAAGATCGAGGGGAAATGGGGCTACATCGACAAGAAGGGGAATTACGTCATCGAGCCGAAGTTTAAAGGGGCCTCCGATTTCTGCGAGGGACTGGCGAGGGTCATGACGGGGTTTCGGTGGGAGTTTATCGACAGGACCGGCGGCTTCGTAATAAGGAACGAGTACGACTGGGCCGGGGACTTCAGCGAGGGGATGGCGGTGGTGGAGCTTGCGGGGAAGTTCGGCTACATCGACAAAACGGGAAGCTGCGTTATAAATCCCCAGTTTGACCAGGCAGAGAGCTTCTCCGAGGGGCTGGCGAAGGTGGAGGTCAAGGGCAGGGCGGGTTACATCGACAAGACCGGGAAGTATGTTATCGCCCCGAAGTACGAATACAACGCCAGGAGCTTCAAGGAGGGGATGGCGGTTGTGGTGATCGGAGATCGGGTCGGCTTCATCGACAAGAATGGTATACAGGCGGTAAAGCCGCAGTTTGACGCCGTGAGGGATTTCAGTGGGGGGCTGGCGGCGGTGAAAATAGACGGCAAATGGGGATATATCGATAAGACCGGCAAATACGTCATAGAGCCGCAGTTCGAAGAAGACGCCGGGAGCTTCAGCGAGGGGCTGGCGCCGGTATTGGTCGGGGGGAAGTGGGGCTACATAAAGCACCCGCTTAAGTAG
- a CDS encoding WG repeat-containing protein gives MKRFLFLSILVLATAFTLAPMLSGAGEVKYVINPQFDEASGFNEGLAVVKTGGKCGFIDKSGNYVARPQFNEVWGFSEGLAAVNTGGKWGYIDRTGIYIINPQFNYAENFSCGLARVRLGDKDGYIDKTGKFAIVLSPRFEYANSFDECMALIRIGERFGYIDKTGKIVIEPQFDYTDEVMDFSEGILAVEMGGKWGYVDKTGRYLVNPRFEWAKGFSEGLAAVETGGKWGYIDKTGKYAVAPNLEAAFNFSEGLAPVIIGKKYGYIDRAGRQVISPQFGNGWGFSEGLAPVVLGVKWGFIDKSGRMVIGPQFDQVGNFSEGLAPVEKGDKWGYIKSPLK, from the coding sequence ATGAAGAGGTTTTTGTTTTTGTCGATTCTTGTCTTGGCAACGGCCTTTACCCTTGCGCCCATGCTTTCCGGCGCCGGGGAGGTGAAGTATGTAATAAATCCGCAGTTTGACGAGGCCTCCGGTTTCAACGAAGGCCTGGCCGTTGTAAAAACGGGGGGCAAGTGCGGCTTCATAGACAAGAGCGGTAACTATGTGGCAAGGCCGCAGTTTAACGAGGTTTGGGGTTTCAGCGAGGGACTTGCGGCGGTAAATACAGGGGGCAAGTGGGGATACATAGACAGGACCGGAATATATATTATAAACCCCCAGTTCAATTATGCCGAGAACTTCAGCTGCGGTCTGGCGCGTGTGCGGTTGGGGGATAAGGATGGTTATATAGATAAGACCGGAAAGTTTGCGATTGTCTTGAGTCCAAGGTTTGAATACGCAAACTCTTTCGACGAGTGTATGGCGCTCATAAGGATTGGGGAAAGGTTCGGCTATATAGATAAAACCGGGAAGATCGTCATAGAACCGCAGTTTGACTATACCGATGAGGTTATGGACTTCAGCGAGGGAATTCTGGCGGTGGAGATGGGGGGCAAATGGGGTTACGTGGACAAGACGGGAAGGTACCTTGTGAATCCGCGGTTTGAATGGGCAAAGGGTTTCAGCGAGGGCCTTGCGGCTGTGGAGACGGGGGGCAAGTGGGGATACATAGACAAGACCGGGAAGTACGCCGTAGCTCCAAATCTTGAAGCCGCTTTCAATTTCAGCGAGGGGCTGGCGCCGGTGATAATCGGCAAAAAGTACGGCTATATAGACAGGGCCGGGAGACAGGTAATAAGTCCGCAGTTTGGTAACGGCTGGGGTTTTTCCGAGGGTCTGGCGCCGGTGGTGCTCGGTGTTAAATGGGGCTTTATAGACAAGTCCGGGAGGATGGTCATAGGGCCGCAGTTTGATCAAGTAGGGAATTTCAGTGAGGGGCTGGCTCCCGTGGAGAAGGGCGATAAATGGGGTTATATAAAAAGTCCGCTGAAGTAG
- a CDS encoding penicillin acylase family protein: MKVVKWLVFIVLALVVIVFVGAYGYLKSTLPEYNGEIKTEMVKGKVEIIRDSYGMPHIYAENERDLSFALGYAMAQDRMFQMDMIRRAIRGKLSEILGESLVPVDKLFITITAAKSVEGMYEEMPEEVKSNLEAFSEGVNYFLDNHKGPLTVEFKLLGYEPEHWVPSDCIAPYYFMAWDLNGSFGKEMLYLAIIEKLGEDEAKLLFPDYVSGAPTIIPKGTASLEFLKTMNLAREVLGTEGGGVSNNWLISGVKSETGMPILANDMHLGLAAPGIWYEAHLVAPDLNVSGVLVPGIPLVVVGANEHVAWGFTNVMADDADYYIEKINPENPNQYQYMGKWLDMEVQEKTIAVKGKDDVKFDVKLTRHGPIIDEVNNYEEKEGHSLSMRWTASELNKVPVAMYYFDRAESIDDMEKAVEYFKCPGQNIIYADDQGNVGYWASVGIPIRTGFDGMLPVPGWDGNHEWGGYVPTKIQPHLRNPSMGWIVTANNKHVGDDYPYVISNYYAVPDRYVRISEMIEEKEKLGVSDFQEMHADFLVVLARDWVPNILIIEALSSVKLTETETAALNELKEWDFVATPSSRASTIFHATVNNMIKNTFKNRIGDDFYEEYLKNNYVVLNTLRNEIAKGESVWFDDPATVDKVEGLNDVIVKSFREAVAYLELEMGKNVDDWKWGEIHTVTMYHAFGKKSKLMGFFMNVGPSPMGGSIATVDPQPYRLNSPWEIYHGASMRYIIDLQDMKKSLRVIPVGISGNFMSPHYDDQFDLWRTVTYRPFVLDREDVDNDARYTLVIGPAE, translated from the coding sequence ATGAAGGTAGTAAAGTGGCTGGTCTTTATTGTTCTCGCTCTTGTGGTTATCGTGTTTGTGGGGGCATACGGCTATCTCAAATCGACCCTTCCCGAGTACAACGGGGAGATTAAGACGGAGATGGTAAAGGGTAAGGTGGAGATCATCCGGGACTCCTACGGGATGCCCCACATCTATGCGGAGAACGAGAGGGATCTCTCGTTTGCCCTGGGCTACGCGATGGCCCAGGACAGGATGTTTCAGATGGACATGATAAGGCGCGCCATCAGGGGCAAACTCTCGGAGATTTTGGGGGAATCTCTGGTTCCGGTAGACAAGCTCTTCATAACGATTACCGCGGCAAAGTCGGTCGAGGGGATGTACGAAGAGATGCCGGAGGAGGTAAAATCGAACCTGGAGGCCTTTTCCGAGGGTGTCAATTACTTCCTGGACAACCACAAGGGTCCCTTAACCGTAGAGTTCAAGCTCCTCGGTTACGAGCCGGAGCACTGGGTGCCCTCCGACTGTATCGCTCCGTACTATTTTATGGCATGGGACCTTAACGGTTCTTTCGGAAAGGAGATGCTCTACCTCGCCATAATCGAAAAGCTGGGAGAGGATGAGGCGAAGCTCCTCTTTCCGGACTACGTAAGCGGGGCGCCGACAATAATACCGAAGGGCACCGCTTCCCTTGAATTCCTCAAGACCATGAACCTCGCCAGGGAGGTCTTGGGAACCGAGGGGGGCGGCGTCAGCAACAACTGGCTCATCTCGGGTGTCAAGTCGGAGACCGGAATGCCGATTCTGGCAAACGATATGCACCTTGGGCTTGCGGCGCCGGGCATCTGGTATGAGGCGCATCTTGTTGCGCCCGATCTTAACGTGTCGGGGGTCTTGGTCCCCGGCATCCCCCTCGTCGTTGTGGGCGCGAACGAGCACGTCGCCTGGGGCTTCACCAACGTCATGGCGGACGACGCCGATTACTATATTGAAAAGATAAACCCCGAAAACCCGAACCAGTACCAGTATATGGGGAAGTGGCTGGATATGGAGGTTCAGGAAAAGACGATAGCGGTAAAAGGTAAAGATGACGTCAAGTTCGACGTAAAACTCACCCGCCATGGCCCGATCATCGACGAGGTCAACAACTACGAGGAGAAGGAGGGCCACTCCCTCTCCATGCGCTGGACGGCGTCGGAGCTCAACAAGGTTCCCGTGGCGATGTATTATTTTGACAGGGCCGAGAGCATAGACGACATGGAAAAGGCGGTGGAGTATTTCAAGTGCCCCGGCCAGAACATCATCTACGCGGACGACCAGGGAAACGTGGGCTACTGGGCGTCGGTGGGGATTCCGATCCGCACGGGCTTTGACGGGATGCTGCCGGTTCCCGGCTGGGACGGCAACCACGAGTGGGGGGGATACGTCCCGACGAAGATTCAGCCCCATCTCAGAAATCCGTCCATGGGGTGGATCGTCACGGCCAACAACAAGCACGTCGGGGACGACTACCCATATGTAATATCAAACTACTACGCCGTGCCGGACAGGTACGTAAGGATCTCAGAGATGATTGAGGAGAAAGAGAAGCTCGGCGTTTCCGACTTTCAGGAGATGCACGCCGATTTCCTCGTGGTTTTGGCGAGGGACTGGGTGCCCAATATCCTCATTATCGAGGCTTTGAGCAGCGTCAAGCTAACCGAAACAGAGACGGCGGCCCTAAACGAGCTCAAGGAGTGGGACTTCGTGGCGACACCGTCAAGCAGGGCGTCGACGATATTTCACGCCACCGTAAACAACATGATCAAAAACACCTTCAAGAACAGGATTGGGGACGACTTCTACGAAGAGTACCTCAAGAACAACTACGTAGTCCTGAACACCCTGAGAAACGAGATCGCGAAGGGCGAGTCGGTCTGGTTCGACGACCCGGCAACCGTAGATAAGGTGGAGGGCTTAAACGACGTCATCGTGAAGAGCTTCAGGGAGGCCGTGGCGTATCTTGAATTGGAGATGGGAAAAAACGTCGACGACTGGAAGTGGGGGGAGATTCACACCGTCACCATGTATCACGCCTTCGGTAAAAAATCGAAGCTGATGGGCTTTTTTATGAACGTGGGGCCGTCCCCAATGGGGGGGAGCATCGCAACGGTCGATCCCCAACCCTATCGCCTGAACAGCCCCTGGGAGATCTACCACGGCGCGTCGATGAGGTATATCATAGACCTTCAGGACATGAAAAAATCGCTGAGGGTTATCCCCGTCGGGATCTCGGGGAACTTCATGAGTCCCCACTACGACGATCAGTTTGACCTCTGGAGGACGGTGACCTACAGGCCCTTTGTGCTGGATAGGGAGGACGTCGACAATGACGCCCGCTACACCCTTGTCATAGGCCCGGCCGAATAA
- a CDS encoding D-lyxose/D-mannose family sugar isomerase yields the protein MKRSEINSILRESIDFFKRENFNLPPFAWTRPNEWKAMRERAQGIIEARLGWDVTDFNLGDFVKTGILLFTLRNGAPNEGLGGEERPSLKTSLKTYCEKIIHMREGQTCPTHYHRSKMEDIINRSGKTLCFTLHMAGEDGRSYSEEGFTISRDGVETPCEAGEIIKLNPGESITLPPYLYHSFWAEGGDVLVGEVSRVNDDETDNFFYVHIPRFTEIEEDEEPLYLLCHELKRFLD from the coding sequence ATGAAACGCTCCGAGATCAACTCGATACTGAGGGAGAGTATCGACTTTTTCAAGAGGGAGAACTTCAACCTCCCCCCCTTCGCATGGACGAGGCCTAATGAGTGGAAGGCGATGCGCGAAAGGGCACAGGGCATAATCGAGGCTCGTCTCGGCTGGGACGTCACCGACTTCAACCTGGGTGACTTCGTAAAGACCGGGATACTACTTTTTACCTTGAGGAACGGCGCGCCGAACGAGGGCCTAGGAGGGGAGGAAAGACCGTCCTTAAAAACGTCTTTGAAAACATATTGCGAGAAGATAATCCACATGCGAGAGGGGCAGACCTGCCCCACCCACTACCATAGATCCAAGATGGAGGACATCATCAACAGGAGCGGGAAGACCCTCTGTTTTACGCTCCACATGGCGGGGGAGGACGGAAGGTCGTATTCCGAAGAGGGCTTTACCATATCGAGAGACGGCGTCGAGACACCGTGCGAAGCCGGGGAGATAATTAAGCTCAATCCCGGGGAGAGCATCACGCTGCCCCCATATCTCTACCACTCCTTCTGGGCCGAGGGGGGCGATGTGCTTGTGGGTGAAGTGTCGAGGGTGAACGATGACGAGACGGACAACTTCTTCTACGTCCACATCCCCCGCTTCACCGAGATCGAGGAGGATGAGGAGCCGCTGTATCTCCTATGTCACGAGCTGAAGAGGTTTCTGGATTAG
- a CDS encoding MoxR family ATPase: MSNLKSIEDVIESFKGELYIVDRDVATVVYISIMMGKPILVEGPAGVGKTELGKVLAKSQGLELIRLQCYEGLDEAKALYEWEYAKQLLYTQILKEKIGEVLSGTKTLSDAVERIGMEEDAFFSTKFILPRPLLKSIMSEKQVVLLVDEIDKADPEFEAFLLEILSDFQVSIPEIGTIKSNHIPQVILTSNNTRDMSDALKRRCLHLYMDFPSKEREEEIIMLKVPGITEKLADQVVKTVRAVRDLDVKKLPSISETLDWAKALLLLNIKTLDAGTIESSLNFILKYQSDIEMAKKNMKMILESPGIVN, from the coding sequence ATGTCAAACTTGAAGTCGATAGAAGATGTAATCGAAAGCTTTAAGGGTGAGCTTTACATCGTCGACAGGGATGTGGCGACGGTCGTCTATATCTCGATAATGATGGGAAAGCCGATACTGGTTGAGGGGCCGGCGGGCGTCGGCAAGACGGAGCTGGGAAAGGTGCTGGCGAAGTCCCAGGGACTAGAGCTTATCAGGCTCCAGTGTTACGAGGGGCTGGACGAGGCAAAGGCCCTTTACGAGTGGGAGTACGCAAAGCAGCTCCTCTACACCCAGATACTCAAGGAGAAGATCGGGGAGGTCTTGTCCGGCACGAAGACGCTCTCCGACGCGGTTGAGAGGATAGGGATGGAGGAGGACGCCTTCTTTTCCACGAAGTTCATCCTCCCCAGGCCCCTTCTCAAGTCGATCATGAGCGAAAAGCAGGTTGTGCTTCTGGTGGACGAGATAGACAAGGCGGATCCGGAGTTCGAGGCCTTTCTCCTCGAGATACTCTCCGACTTTCAGGTGAGCATCCCGGAGATCGGGACGATCAAATCGAACCACATCCCCCAGGTGATACTCACGAGCAATAACACAAGGGATATGTCCGACGCCCTCAAAAGGCGCTGCCTCCACCTCTACATGGACTTTCCGTCAAAGGAGAGGGAGGAGGAGATAATTATGCTCAAGGTCCCCGGGATTACCGAGAAGCTCGCCGACCAGGTGGTCAAGACGGTTCGGGCGGTGAGGGACCTCGACGTCAAGAAGCTCCCCTCCATATCGGAGACCCTCGACTGGGCGAAGGCGCTTTTGCTTCTTAACATCAAGACGCTGGACGCCGGGACAATCGAGTCGTCTTTGAACTTCATCCTGAAGTATCAGTCCGATATAGAGATGGCGAAAAAGAACATGAAGATGATTTTAGAGTCGCCCGGGATCGTGAATTGA
- a CDS encoding VWA domain-containing protein — MKSAILDFIEGLKFRGARVSISESMDALTGVSVVGTDDRGAFKAALRATLVKDGRDIPAFEELFEAYFSPMSIIEAARLEMSPVEERLQQLMDELVNGKFTDQFKGMIQGDIASMMEMVLASAEEAGLSDIRYQIQTGYFYSRILTRMGGFGLDRQLDELIDLLAEKGAMGDGIEGDDIRAIFEERMEAMRELIRDLIKREERKHRGEKRETDLPNGLGDRSFSELTEKEIEEMRDSIKEMVKKIKDALSLRDRHRRRGRFDIKKTLRIAQQYGGVPIRVFFKKKKKNKGQIITLCDVSRSVWNASRFMLNLLYSLQDQFDRVRSFVFVSDLGEVTDVFNRYEINEAIGKLVYEAGINFYSYTDYGDVLLRFYNDYLDIVNRRTTVIIIGDARNNYMAHNSWVLDKIKGKARKVYWLNNEPESWWGSGDSDMPEFLPYVSEARECRNLKQLSRFIRDLVE, encoded by the coding sequence ATGAAATCCGCAATCCTCGATTTCATAGAGGGGCTCAAGTTCCGCGGGGCGAGGGTATCGATCTCGGAGTCGATGGACGCGCTCACAGGCGTCTCCGTGGTAGGCACAGACGACAGGGGCGCATTCAAGGCGGCGCTCCGCGCGACCCTCGTTAAGGACGGCAGGGATATCCCGGCCTTCGAGGAGCTGTTTGAGGCCTATTTCTCCCCCATGTCGATAATCGAGGCGGCCAGATTAGAAATGAGCCCCGTGGAGGAGAGGCTCCAGCAGCTGATGGACGAGCTGGTCAACGGCAAGTTCACCGACCAGTTCAAGGGGATGATCCAGGGCGACATCGCCTCTATGATGGAGATGGTGCTTGCTTCCGCAGAGGAGGCGGGTCTCTCCGACATCCGCTACCAGATCCAGACCGGCTACTTCTACTCGAGGATATTGACCCGGATGGGGGGATTCGGCCTCGACCGCCAGCTCGACGAGCTGATAGACCTCCTGGCGGAGAAAGGTGCGATGGGGGACGGGATAGAGGGGGATGATATAAGGGCGATTTTCGAGGAGCGGATGGAGGCGATGAGGGAGCTGATAAGGGACCTCATAAAAAGGGAGGAGCGAAAACACAGGGGCGAGAAGAGGGAGACCGACCTGCCTAACGGCCTCGGCGATAGGAGCTTCTCGGAGCTCACCGAAAAAGAGATCGAGGAGATGCGCGATAGCATAAAGGAGATGGTCAAGAAGATCAAGGACGCCCTGTCCTTGAGGGACCGCCACAGGCGCCGGGGGAGGTTCGATATAAAGAAGACGCTGAGGATCGCCCAGCAGTACGGGGGCGTCCCCATAAGGGTTTTTTTTAAGAAGAAGAAAAAGAACAAGGGCCAGATCATCACGCTGTGCGACGTATCCCGCTCGGTCTGGAACGCGTCGAGGTTCATGCTCAACCTCCTCTACTCCCTCCAGGACCAGTTCGACCGCGTCCGCTCCTTCGTCTTCGTTTCCGACCTCGGCGAGGTGACCGACGTCTTCAACCGCTATGAGATAAACGAGGCGATAGGAAAGCTAGTCTACGAGGCGGGGATCAACTTCTACAGCTACACCGACTACGGAGATGTCCTCCTCAGGTTCTACAACGACTATCTCGACATCGTGAACAGGAGGACCACGGTCATCATAATCGGGGACGCCAGGAACAACTACATGGCGCACAACTCCTGGGTTCTGGACAAGATAAAGGGGAAGGCGAGGAAGGTCTACTGGCTCAACAACGAGCCTGAGTCCTGGTGGGGAAGCGGAGACTCCGACATGCCGGAGTTTCTCCCCTACGTCTCGGAGGCGAGGGAGTGCAGGAACCTGAAGCAGCTCTCCAGGTTCATCAGGGATCTGGTCGAGTAG